A part of Rhinatrema bivittatum chromosome 16, aRhiBiv1.1, whole genome shotgun sequence genomic DNA contains:
- the LOC115078233 gene encoding phospholipid scramblase 3-like: protein MSAPEDPLTHPKAFDDHPPNYQPPFQQQPQAFPGSDPKGVAPYVAQIPGVPPGLEYLLQINQILVHPKYFTAQFGKTYEIQNSMGQQIYLAKLEPQCCGPLYDVMLKDNSDAEVIHLLEKCKCSCSREVEIHAPPGTLIGYATLSWYAHVTSLSISDASKELVLMVVGPSFRTNIFGGANFEVKSKDETQTVGQISRDNEQFVIQIPLDLDVKIKAVLLGATLYLDYLVEAKRRELERRHRNNH from the exons ATGTCTGCACCAG AGGATCCCCTCACACATCCCAAGGCATTTGACGATCATCCGCCCAATTAccagcctcccttccagcagcaGCCCCAGGCGTTTCCTGGTTCGGATCCCAAGGGCGTGGCGCCGTACGTGGCTCAGATCCCAGGAGTGCCTCCTGGCCTGGAATACCTCTTGCAG attaACCAAATCCTAGTTCATCCAAAAT ATTTCACCGCTCAATTCGGCAAGACTTACGAGATCCAGAACAGCATGGGCCAGCAGATATATCTCGCCAAGCTGGAACCCCAGTGCTGCGGGCCCCTCTACGATGTGATGCTAAAGGACAACTCTGACGCCGAGGtcatccatctgctggagaagtgCAAGTGTAGCTGTAGCCGTGAG GTGGAGATCCATGCTCCCCCAGGCACTCTCATCGGCTATGCCACCCTGAGTTGGTATGCCCATGTCACCAGCCTCTCCATTTCGGATGCTTCGAAGGAACTCGTCTTGATGGTTGTAGGCCCCAGCTTCCGAACAAACATCTTTGGTGGTGCGAACTTTGAG GTGAAGAGCAAAGATGAGACCCAGACCGTGGGGCAGATCAGCCGGGACAACGAGCAGTTTGTGATCCAGATCCCCTTGGATCTAGATGTTAAAATCAAGGCGGTGCTGCTGGGAGCTACTCTCTACTTG GATTATCTGGTGGAGGCGAAGAGACGGGAGCTGGAGAGGAGACACAGAAATAACCACTGA